The following are encoded together in the Onychostoma macrolepis isolate SWU-2019 chromosome 03, ASM1243209v1, whole genome shotgun sequence genome:
- the LOC131537608 gene encoding zinc finger protein 679-like, which yields MAFIKEESEDIKIEETFTIKQEETEEQTGLIEENKETEELIEAGEKHQVKTEEISWSSSLKNDNIGFTCSHCGKSFSCKQNLDLDIIFHRGGKPYACDECKKIFTIKGNRTEHMKIHTAEKPHTCGRCGKCFPQKQNIRKSTLWQGCTNVINVARVSHIN from the exons AtggcgtttattaaagaggagagtgaagacataAAGATCGAAGAAACATTCACAATCAAACAAGAAGagactgaggaacaaacag GTCTGATAGAAGAGAACAAGGAGACTGAAGAACTCATTGAAGCAGGGGAGAAACATCAGGTCAAAACTGAAGAGATATCCTGGAGCTCCTCATTGAAAAACGACAATATAGGTTTCACTTGCTCTcactgtggaaagagtttctcaTGCAAGCAAAATCTTGACCTTGACATAATATTTCATCGTGGAGGGAAGCCATATGCATGTGATGAGTGCAAGAAGATTTTCACAATAAAAGGAAACCGTACTGAACACATGAAAATTCACACAGCAGAGAAGCCACACACATGTGGTCGATGTGGCAAATGTttcccacaaaaacaaaacataagaaAATCCACTCTCTGGCAAGGCTGTACGAATGTGATCAATGTGGCAAGAGTTTCCCATATAAACTAA